A genomic window from Lotus japonicus ecotype B-129 chromosome 1, LjGifu_v1.2 includes:
- the LOC130716500 gene encoding replication protein A 70 kDa DNA-binding subunit C-like, whose amino-acid sequence MLTSTNTLRRISSQVFDMSSASSFDSVLSLCPPNHNWRIKVRVVRMWIADSYVGDKQPVARELILVDECGGKIQATIRKLLFRKWAELVVEGNVYVITFFHMIPNVGSYRPTEHGFRILFNCKTNMTPCESSIIPRWGFSFKDSEKLNGNGVQPEYLVDVLGLVTSVSDLRTYVKEGISTRMMLLEISDEKGKVDCAVFGEYADSVSEYFSANRNEKPIVVFQLAKLKTFRGKSVVQNVMKASRIIFNPAIAEAISFMDRIAIIDFKINEPVGLIYTPKPAVPVFEDFVSNNPKKTIAELNESIEDGISIVLGKVVSLLQDDQWWYFACKCHKGVAYDDGLYYCGACMKHVIDVIPRYKIKIEVSDGTGSASFVLFDFDAQHLLMKSCKELLAYVKDPKSAEFPSMIEDILVGREMLFKVEKKSNTVFQYDDSYRIKRVCDEAAVMEAYKSDANAVVPNVVECFNAAPVVNLSEEKDLSQCPVQSSEISTPEVLTPSLAAGPSYVGCSGNLFKRKVGDDVAKVCELSKLKLKQVKMEKE is encoded by the exons ATGTTGACAAGTACAAATACATTAAGAAGAATTTCTTCCCAAGTTTTTGATATGTCTTCTGCTTCTTCATTTGATTCTGTGTTGTCTCTTTGTCCTCCAAACCATAATTGGAGAATCAAAGTTAGGGTGGTTCGTATGTGGATTGCTGATTCTTATGTTGGAGACAAACAACCTGTGGCAAGGGAGCTCATATTGGTGGATGAATGT GGTGGAAAGATTCAAGCTACCATAAGGAAGTTGTTGTTTAGGAAGTGGGCTGAGTTAGTAGTTGAAGGAAATGTGTATGTGATCACTTTCTTTCATATGATTCCAAATGTTGGTTCTTATCGCCCCACTGAACATGGTTTTAGGATTTTATTTAATTGCAAGACCAATATGACTCCTTGTGAAAGTAGTATCATACCAAGGTGGGGTTTCTCATTTAAGGATAGTGAGAAATTGAATGGGAATGGTGTGCAGCCAGAGTATTTAGTag ATGTTCTCGGATTGGTCACTTCAGTCTCTGATCTGAGGACCTATGTAAAAGAAGGAATTTCCACTAGGATGATGTTGCTAGAGATCAGTGATGAGAA GGGAAAAGTTGATTGTGCTGTCTTTGGGGAATATGCTGATTCTGTTTCTGAATACTTTTCTGCCAATAGAAATGAAAAACCTATTGTTGTTTTTCAGCTTGCTAAGTTGAAAACCTTTCGAG GCAAAAGTGTTGTGCAAAATGTCATGAAAGCTTCTAGGATTATCTTTAATCCTGCTATTGCTGAAGCCATCTCATTCATGGATAG GATTGCTATAATTGATTTCAAAATCAATGAACCTGTTGGGCTCATCTACACTCCTAAGCCTGCTGTCCCTGTGTTTGAAGATTTTGTCAGCAACAATCCGAAGAAGACAATTGCTGAGTTGAATGAAAGTATTGAG GATGGAATTTCCATTGTGCTAGGAAAGGTTGTTAGTTTATTGCAAGATGACCAATGGTGGTACTTTGCTTGCAAGTGCCACAAAGGGGTTGCTTATGATGATGGCTTATACTATTGTGGTGCATGTATGAAACATGTTATTGATGTTATCCCAAG GTATAAGATCAAGATTGAAGTTAGTGATGGTACTGGTTCTGCAAGCTTTGTTTTGTTTGACTTTGATGCTCAGCATCTCTTAATGAAGTCATGCAAGGAGCTGTTGGCATATGTGAAG GATCCAAAGTCTGCGGAGTTTCCTTCAATGATAGAAGATATATTGGTTGGTAGAGAAATGCTGTTTAAAGTTGAGAAGAAGTCAAACACTGTTTTTCAATATGATGATTCTTATCGCATTAAGAGGGTTTGTGATGAAGCTGCTGTGATGGAGGCCTACAAATCAGATGCTAATGCTGTGGTGCCTAATGTG GTTGAATGTTTTAATGCTGCCCCTGTGGTGAATCTATCTGAGGAAAAGGATTTGTCCCAGTGTCCTGTTCAGTCATCTGAAATTTCGACACCGGAGGTTTTGACTCCTTCACTTGCTGCAGGTCCATCTTATGTTGGATGCTCTGGGAATTTGTTCAAGAGGAAGGTTGGGGATGATGTGGCCAAAGTTTGTGAACTTTCCAAACTTAAGTTGAAGCAAGTTAAAATGGAGAAAGAGTAG